In Ignavibacteria bacterium, the sequence TTATTTATTCTGCATTTTCGTTGCTCTTTACGTTTTTCGGCGTTGCTGGATTATATGTTTTGTTGAATGCAGATTTCCTCGCAGTAACACAACTACTTATTTACGTTGGCGGAATTCTCATTCTTCTTCTCTTTGGCGTGATGTTGACGAACAAAGTCGTCAGCGTTGATATAAAAACCGGAACATTGCAAACTGTTCCCGCAACAATTTTGATATCAATCACTGCCGGAACATTGTGCGGCATTTTTTACGTAACCGATTGGCGTGTCGTCACTTCACTTCCTGAAATGAATACTACTACATACAAACTCGGCGAAATGTTGATGACAAGTTATCT encodes:
- a CDS encoding NADH-quinone oxidoreductase subunit J; the encoded protein is MSLYDYTFYAFAAITLVSAGIVVFSRNIIYSAFSLLFTFFGVAGLYVLLNADFLAVTQLLIYVGGILILLLFGVMLTNKVVSVDIKTGTLQTVPATILISITAGTLCGIFYVTDWRVVTSLPEMNTTTYKLGEMLMTSYLLPFEIASVVLLVALIGAAIIARKEKVATK